Proteins from a genomic interval of Acomys russatus chromosome 19, mAcoRus1.1, whole genome shotgun sequence:
- the Ssc4d gene encoding scavenger receptor cysteine-rich domain-containing group B protein — translation MGLSEKPSTGWTQKEAEMQTGPRPGEWRKGWKPGQGCAAPSPLSPALSFLLLVPLATALQPTPLPFPELRLVGGPSRCRGRLEVMHSGSWGSVCDDDWDVVDANVVCRQLGCGLALPVPRPLAFGQGRGPIFLDNVECRGQEASLSECGSRGWGVHNCFHYEDVAVLCDEFLHTQPPTRKVLTSMAPPTALQNGKGEGSVRLVGGASPCQGRVEILHGGLWGTVCDDDWGLQDAAVVCRQLGCGAALAATTNAFFGYGTGHILLDNVHCEGGEPRLAACQSLGWGVHNCGHHEDAGALCAVLSPPTFTALPPSVTKEDWAWHTEPAATGVGAVPSKDTVRFTTTVWASGKKSGRLRLVGGPSPCRGRVEVLYAGGWGTVCDDDWDFADARVACREAGCGPALGATGLGHFGYGRGPVLLDNVGCTGMEARLSDCFHLGWGQHNCGHHEDAGALCAGPEELGLHVQQDGSETTQMPSPRPRDGLLRLASGTHRCEGRVELFLGQRWGTVCDDAWDLRAAIVLCRQLGCGQALAAPGEAHFGPGRGPILLDNVKCRGDESTLLLCSHIRWDAHNCDHSEDASVLCQPL, via the exons ATGGGACTGTCTGAAAAGCCGTCCACTGGCTGGacacagaaggaagcagagatgcAAACTGGCCCCCGGCCTGGTGAATGGCGCAAGGGCTGGAAGCCTGGGCAGGGGTGTGCTGCACCTTCGCCCCTCTCCCCAGCgctgtccttccttcttctggtCCCACTGG CCACTGCCCTCCAGCCCACGCCACTGCCCTTTCCAG agctGAGGCTGGTGGGGGGCCCAAGCCGCTGCCGAGGACGCCTGGAGGTCATGCACAGCGGCTCCTGGGGCAGCGTCTGCGATGACGACTGGGACGTTGTGGACGCCAACGTGGTGTGCCGTCAGCTGGGCTGTGGCCTGGCATTGCCGGTTCCGCGGCCCCTCGCCTTTGGCCAGGGCAGAGGCCCCATTTTCCTAGATAATGTGGAGTGCCGCGGGCAGGAAGCTTCTCTGAGTGAGTGTGGCAGCAGGGGCTGGGGTGTCCACAACTGCTTCCACTATGAAGATGTGGCGGTCCTGTGCGACG AATTCCTGCACACACAGCCTCCAACCAGGAAGGTGCTGACCAGTATGGCACCCCCGACAGCCCTCCAAAATGGGAAAG gtgAGGGCAGTGTACGCCTGGTAGGTGGCGCCAGCCCGTGTCAAGGACGCGTGGAGATTCTGCATGGTGGCCTGTGGGGCACTGTATGCGACGATGACTGGGGACTGCAGGACGCTGCTGTTGTGTGCCGCCAGCTGGGCTGTGGGGCAGCCTTGGCTGCCACCACTAATGCCTTTTTCGGCTATGGCACTGGACATATCTTGCTGGACAACGTACACTGCGAAGGTGGTGAGCCCCGCCTGGCAGCCTGCCAGAGCCTGGGCTGGGGCGTGCACAACTGCGGACACCACGAGGATGCTGGGGCGCTCTGTGCAG TTCTGAGTCCTCCAACTTTCACAGCATTGCCTCCCTCTGTCACAAAAGAAGACTGGGCATGGCACACCGAGCCAGCAG CTACAGGAGTTGGTGCCGTGCCTTCCAAGGATACCGTGCGGTTCACCACCACAGTCTGGGCCTCGGGGAAGAAAA GCGGTAGGCTGCGGCTGGTAGGCGGCCCGAGCCCTTGCCGCGGCCGCGTGGAGGTGCTGTACGCCGGGGGTTGGGGCACCGTGTGCGACGATGACTGGGACTTCGCGGACGCGCGCGTGGCCTGTCGCGAGGCGGGCTGCGGGCCCGCGCTGGGCGCCACGGGCCTCGGTCATTTTGGTTATGGCCGAGGCCCCGTGCTGCTGGACAACGTAGGCTGCACCGGTATGGAGGCCCGCCTCAGCGACTGCTTCCACCTGGGCTGGGGCCAGCACAATTGCGGCCATCACGAAGACGCGGGAGCGTTGTGCGCAG GCCCAGAGGAGCTGGGACTCCATGTCCAGCAGGATGGATCTGAGACCACCCAAATGCCTAGTCCCCGGCCCAGAGATG GGCTCCTCCGTCTGGCTAGCGGAACCCACCGATGTGAGGGGCGCGTAGAGCTCTTCCTGGGACAACGGTGGGGCACCGTTTGTGATGACGCCTGGGACCTTCGGGCAGCCATTGTCCTGTGCCGTCAGCTGGGATGTGGCCAGGCTCTGGCAGCCCCTGGCGAGGCCCACTTTGGCCCAGGCCGAGGCCCCATCCTCTTGGACAATGTCAAATGCCGAGGAGATGAGAGCACCTTGCTGCTCTGCTCTCATATTCGCTGGGATGCCCACAACTGTGACCACAGCGAGGATGCCAGTGTCCTGTGCCAGCCATTGTGA